One window of Dehalobacterium formicoaceticum genomic DNA carries:
- a CDS encoding SEC-C metal-binding domain-containing protein, whose protein sequence is MNTTTPATISKQIRALCQKIDPEYKPFYIEVKPDKNSIPHECFENVNLRVQKQGGSIQHGWVIWEWPTTYIEAEFHAIWVSPSGEFVDITPNDYGVNKILFLPDRDKTFTGQRVDNVRISLRNDPNIIEFLKTTEQVFSAVEKNDIKALRTLLSRKKELLDYLNGLSSKFGRNDPCFCGSGLKYKKCCGAL, encoded by the coding sequence ATGAACACAACTACTCCGGCGACGATATCAAAACAAATAAGAGCCTTATGTCAAAAAATTGATCCTGAATATAAGCCCTTCTACATAGAAGTGAAACCGGATAAAAACTCTATACCTCATGAGTGCTTTGAAAATGTGAATTTAAGGGTTCAAAAACAGGGAGGCTCTATTCAACATGGGTGGGTTATCTGGGAGTGGCCTACGACATATATTGAGGCTGAATTTCATGCAATTTGGGTAAGCCCTTCCGGGGAATTCGTTGATATTACACCGAATGACTATGGAGTTAATAAAATATTGTTTTTACCTGATAGAGACAAGACTTTTACTGGTCAAAGAGTTGATAATGTGCGTATATCTCTAAGGAATGATCCGAATATAATTGAATTTCTAAAAACTACTGAACAAGTATTTTCAGCAGTAGAAAAAAATGATATCAAAGCTTTAAGAACTTTGCTCTCAAGGAAAAAGGAATTGTTGGACTATTTAAATGGCCTGAGTAGTAAATTTGGACGAAATGACCCCTGCTTTTGCGGAAGTGGATTGAAATATAAAAAATGCTGTGGGGCTTTATGA